From Nicotiana tabacum cultivar K326 chromosome 20, ASM71507v2, whole genome shotgun sequence, one genomic window encodes:
- the LOC107784365 gene encoding oleosin H2-like, with protein sequence MADPRQQQQQQIQPTEAMKSLVPQKGPSKSQVLAVVTLFPVGGALLCLAGLTLTGTLIGLAVATPLFLLFSPVLVPAVLTIALAVTGFLTSGAFGITALSSLSWIINYLRGPAREQLEHGKRRVQDTAGTMGQRTRETGQKAQEAAGGRT encoded by the coding sequence ATGGCTGACCCACgccagcagcagcagcaacaaataCAACCCACTGAAGCCATGAAAAGCCTCGTCCCTCAAAAGGGTCCATCAAAATCACAAGTTTTAGCAGTAGTTACTCTCTTCCCAGTTGGAGGTGCTCTCCTTTGTCTTGCAGGGTTGACGCTTACAGGAACTCTTATCGGTCTTGCCGTTGCAACTCCTCTGTTCTTGCTGTTCAGCCCCGTTTTGGTGCCTGCAGTTCTAACCATAGCATTGGCTGTCACTGGATTCTTGACATCAGGAGCTTTCGGTATTACGGCGCTGTCTTCGCTGTCTTGGATCATAAACTACTTGAGAGGGCCGGCGAGAGAGCAGTTGGAACATGGAAAAAGGAGAGTGCAGGATACAGCTGGAACCATGGGACAGAGGACAAGGGAAACTGGTCAGAAGGCTCAAGAAGCTGCAGGTGGGAGAACTTGA